The nucleotide window TATTTGACCTATGTTTTCTCCATTCTTGAATATCGGAATTACTATTTCGGCTTTTACGGTAATACTACATGCGATATAATTTTCTTGGAGAGTAACATCTGGAACGACAAAGTTCTGATTGCTCAGTGCAACTTGTCCACAAATCCCTTTGCCAAAAGGAATAATTACATGGTCTGTCGGTTCTCCGACATAAGGGCCAAGTTTCAATTCATTTTTATCGCCATTTTTAAAATAAAATCCAACCCAATCATAATATGAAATATTTTCTTCAAGGGTTTTACAAATGTTATAGAGCTTTTGATCTACAGCGAGCGTGCCGTCTGATATGATAGTATTTATTTGTGGTTTTAAATCCTCTAATTTCATTATATACCTTAGTTTTGGTAAAATTATTCATAAGTCTTGAATTCAAAGCTAGTTAATCTATTAATTTACTGAACTTTTAAATCCTGCTTACATTTTCTTGAAATTAGTTAAAAAATACAGGCCAGTAATAAATTTTGTAGTCATCTTCGCTGTGGTTTATTTAATCCTATCATTGGCATACAATTTTTATTTAGATAGGTCTGTTGGGGGTAAGTATTTTCCAGATTATTTAACGAATTTAGTTGCGAGACAAAGCACTTTAATAACAGAGTCTTTAGGTTATTCAATAGATTTGGAAAACCATACTGAAGAGCCCTCAATAAAGGTTATCATTGAAGGTAAATATTTAGCAAGGATAGTTGAGGGATGCAATTCCATTAGTGTTATCATTTTGTTTTTATCGTTTGTATTAGCCTTCGGAGGAAAATGGAAACCAACACTTTTTTTTATCCTTTCGGGTTCTGTATTAATTTATACGGTTAATTTATTGAGGATTTCTATACTTACTGTGGGGCTTTATTTATATCCTTGGAGAGAGGAAATTTTACACTCGGTGATATTTCCGCTAATTATTTATGGAATGGTTTTCATCTTATGGATGATATGGGTTAAGTTGGTCTCAAATAATTTAAAATGATGCGACTTTCTTTTAAGGATTATGGGTTGCTTTTTATTTTATTTTCTTTATTAGTAGCTATTCGTTTTTTTGAGAATGAATTGTTTTATGATCCTTATTTGAAATTTTTTAGAGATGACTATTTACGGATTGATAGTCCTCGAAGAGAAGTTGCCAAACTTACCTTTTTTACTGGTTTGCGTTATTTTTTAAATAGTGCTATCTCTATTGGGATACTTTTTATAATTTTTAAACGAAAATCTGTAGTTTCCTTCAGCTTAATTTTATACGGAGTGTCATTTCTATTTCTGATAGGCATTTACTTGTATTTTGTAATTAATCCACGCCAGGAAGATTATTATATGTTTTTTTATTTCAGAAGATTTTTAATTCAGCCTATATTCTTAATTGTATTGTTGCCTGCATTTTATTATCATTTTTTAAAGAAAGTGAAGACCTAAATATTTCAATTAAAATAGTGCTAAAATTAGTTTTTGAATTGGTTTTTCGAATACCTTTAATTCAATTAAATAAATGTCACTATGGCAACAAAACAGACCGGCGGAAAAGCCAAACCTGCTTCGACCCCAAAGAAAAAGCAAGACAAGGCCAAACCTGCTACTCCTAAAAAGAAGTAGTTTTGGTTAGGTTCATTTCGGATGAACCGCTATAAATGAAAAAACCACCTTTTAAAGGTGGTTTTTAATTTTTTGGAATATACTAAATTACATCATGCCTGGCATTCCACCGCCCATAGGTGGCATACCGCCTCCAGCAGGAGAATCCTCTTTTATATCAAATAAAGCACATTCAGTAGTTAAAATCATTCCCGAAACAGATGCAGCATTTTCTAAGGCTATCCTAGTCACTTTTTTAGGATCAATAATACCTGCCTTCATCATGTCTACATATTTTTCCGACTTAGCATCGTAACCGAAATCATTCTTACCTTCCAATACTTTGTTGATTACAACAGATCCTTCACCGCCAGCATTCTCAACAATAGTTCTTAAAGGAGATTCTATCGCTTTGTTAACTATCTGAACACCTGTGGTTTCATCTAAATTATCAGTACTCAATTTCTCAAGGACTTTCTTAGCTCTTACAAGTGCAACTCCACCACCTGCAACGATTCCTTCTTCAACTGCGGCTCTAGTTGCATGTAAGGCATCATCAACGCGATCTTTTTTCTCTTTCATCTCAACTTCACTTGCTGCACCAACATAAAGTACTGCTACACCACCTGCTAATTTAGCTAGACGCTCTTGAAGTTTTTCGCGATCGTAATCTGAAGTTGTTGTTTCGATTTGAGATTTGATTTGGTTAACTCTCGCTTTAATATCAGCTGGTTTTCCTTTACCATTTACAATTGTAGTGTTGTCTTTATCTATTGTAACAGTCTCTGCGGTTCCTAACATACTGATGTCTGCGTTCTCCAATGTGAAACCTCTTTCTTCAGAAATAACTGTACCTCCAGTAAGGATAGCAATGTCCTCTAACATAGCTTTTCTTCTGTCTCCAAATCCAGGAGCTTTAACAGCAGCGATTTTTAAACCACCTCTTAATTTGTTAACCACTAAAGTTGCAAGAGCTTGACCTTCTACATCCTCAGCAATAATTAATAAAGGACGGCCTGACTGTGCGACTGGCTCCAATATTGGAAGTATTTCTTGAAGATTAGAGATCTTTTTATCAAATAATAAAATGTATGGATTTTCTAAATCAGCAACCATTTTATCTGCATCTGTCACAAAATATGGAGAAAGGTAACCTCTGTCAAACTGCATTCCTTCTACAACATCAACATAGGTATCTGTGCCTTTTGCCTCTTCAACTGTGATAACACCTTCTTTACCCACCTTTCCGAAAGCCTGTGCAATCAATTCTCCAATTGTATCGTCATTGTTTGCAGAAATAGAAGCAACTTGCTTAATTTTTTCAGATGAGTTTCCTACCTGTTTTGCTTGTTTTTCAAGGTCTTTTGTTACCGCTTCAACAGCTTTATCAATTCCTCTTTTTAAATCCATTGGGTTTGCTCCAGCAGCAACGTTTTTCAATCCTTCCTTAACGATTGCTTGAGCCAAGACAGTGGCAGTGGTAGTTCCATCACCAGCCAAATCGTTGGTTTTTGATGCAACTTCTTTCACCATTTGTGCACCCATGTTTTCCATTTCGTCAGCCAACTCAATTTCCTTAGCTACTGTAACACCATCTTTTGTTACTTGTGGTGCACCAAAGGATTTGCTGATAATAACATTTCGGCCTTTAGGACCCAAAGTAACTTTTACTGCATTTGCCAGTGCGTCGACGCCTCTCTTGATACCGTCTCTAGCATCTACATCAAATTTTATATCTTTTGCCATAATTATATGTTTAAAGTTTTTACCTTGTTTTGAACCTAAATTCAAAATCTGGATTATTGTTAATTTTTAGTTGAAATTTCACAAATGTTAGACAATGGCTAGAATGTCACTCTCCTTCATAATCAAGTAATCAACGCCATCTAATTTTAACTCTGTACCAGAATATTTTCCATAAAGTACAGTGTCACCTACTTTAACGGTTAAAGGCTCATCCTTCTTTCCATCGCCAACAGCGATGACTTTTCCTTTTTGAGGTTTTTCTTTTGCATTATCAGGAATGATAATCCCAGCTGCGGTTTTAGTTTCAGCTGCAACCGGTTCAACAAGAACCCTATCTGCTAAAGGTTTAATGTTTATTGCCATTTGTTTATATAATTTAATTTATTGATTAGAATTTTTATACACGACCATCACTGAAGCGAAAATGATGCCAATGGAAACAGACTGACAAACTTGCAGAAACATTGTAGTTTATGGGATTCTCAAAAGATTCCCTTTATCAACGTGGCAGCAAAATGCTGTGATTATGGCATAAAAAAATGCCAACCGAGGCTGACATTTTTAAATATTGTTAGTTTGAATTTTAATTCACAGAATCTCCAACTGTTGCTGGTGTATCTTGTTGTGCCGGTGTATTTAATGGAACTTGAGTGTCAGTTGGGGTTCCAGAGTTGTCTAAAGCTTTAGATTCTGCATTATTGCCAGCTTTTGGAATCGTTAAATTAGAAGCAAGTATTAATGCTAAAAGAACCGTTGCCAAAGTCCATGTGCTCTTATCCAAGAAATCTGTTGTTTTCTTTACTCCACCCAATTGTTGAGTTCCTCCACCGCCAAAAGAAGATGAAAGACCTCCACCTTTTGGATTTTGAACCATAATAACAACCACTAGCAGGAATGCAACGATGATGATTAAAAATAAAAATATTGTAAACGTACTCATCTCTCTGAATTAATTTTTCGCCTGTATTTCCTTTACAGCTTTAATTTGGTCTGCAAAGAAACTACTTTTTTCCGGATATTTCAAACTTAAAATTTTATAAGATTGAATCGCTTTATCGTAATTTTTTTGTTCCAAATAAATACGGGCTAAAGTCTCTGTCATTAGACCTTCGTGTGGCATCTCATCTCTTACCAATTTTGGTTTTGACTCAAATTCTTTTGAAGGAACAATTTTAGGGTTGCTTTCCAAGAAGCGATCTATAAGTTCGAATTTTTGTTCTACTTTATGCTCTAGTAAATTGGATGTAATGACACTTTGATTCTCTTTATGGTTGACATTTTCCGTTTCAGAATTAACTTCATTAGACCGATCAATTGGTTTAAATCTAGTAAGTTTTAACCATTCTGAAAATGAGTGGGTCTCATTTTCCTCAAATTCCAACGGGGTTCCAATTCCTAATTTTGATTCAGCAGAAATAGGAGTTGAAATTTCAGTTTTTTTATCTTCAGATTCAGGTGTGGAATTGTTTGAAAAATCGATATTGGCGACTTTTTTTGGAGTTACTTTCACCTGAAACAATTCTGGATCTAAGACAGGTTCAGAATTCTTTATGTGCTCTTTTAATGCATCATCAATTATAACACTTTTACGTACAGATATATCTTCTATTCCGTGAACTTCCATCTCCTTTAGATGAGCAAAATTCTTCTTTATAGATTTAGATATGGCATTCTGCTTAAATTCTTCCGAAGTAATAAAATCAAAAAGGATGCTGCGATCCGTGGTGTAGGCCGCTGTAGTTTTTAACTCTTGATTGTATAAACCGCTGTTAGTGTTTTTTAAACCCTTCAAGTAAATGGCCCTTGCACACTGAACATAGGGGTAGTTTTTTAGAAAAGATGCAATTTCGCTAGTTTGATCCACCGTTAAGGTTTGTGGATCTTGTAAGAGTTGATTAAAAGTTTTGGTTGTTAATTGCATTAAATTCCTTCTACTACATTATAAAAATAAAGGGTTAAAATGGAATTTTCTAACCTCTCATTAATTTCTTACCATTTTGCTAGGGTCGCATTAAAAATATCCTGGGTGAGCCGCTCGAAGATTAGTTCGATCGCAGTGTCTTTTTGTGCTCCAATTAATTGGGCGGCAGCAGGATAATCATAGAAAAAAGAAAACCGCTGTTCAAATTCTTCATCTGGTTGAGATTTGTCATAAAACCTAACGTTTACCCCAATAGTTAGCCTGTTCTGTGCTGCCGTACTATTTGATTGGGCTGTTGTTGGTGAAATTCGATATTCAGTAATTTCTCCTTCATAAGTGAGATCCCCATTTGAATTTACTAAACTTAAATTGGTTTGATTCAATATTAAATCTTGTAAAGCAATAGTGAAATCCCTATCCAATCCTGGTTCTACCAAAAGAGCGTTATTTTGAAAGTAATTTACTTGGAATGTCTCGGTACCTGCAGGTATTGAAATGCCTGAAAACGAATAAATACCACAACTGGAGAAAAGCCCAGAAATTCCAACCATGGTTAAGATGGTCAAAATTTTGTTCAGATAAAGTCTTTTAAATAGCTGAACCATTTGAAGGTTATAAATCGTATTGCTTAATTTTTCTATAGAGTGTGCGCTCACTGATTCCTAATTCTGCAGCCGCTAATTTACGTTTTCCGTTGTGTCGCTCAAGAGATTTTTTGATTAATTCCAATTCCTTGTCCTGTAATGATAATGTTTCCTCTTCTTCAATTTCTTCAGCAAAATGGTATTTGTCATTAGAATTTGGAATTACAGTTTCTTGAGGTTTTGTGGTGAGTTCAGTTTGTTCAGGAATTGAAAGAACTTCTAAATCTTCGATATCCCCATCATAGGTCTGTTCTTCAGTTCCGTAAATTTTCTGAATTAGAGATTCATTATCCTTGGTGACCTCCTTGACATTGCCATTCTTCATTAATTCTAAAGTCAACTTTTTCAAATCGTTAAGGTCATTTTTCATATCGAACAATACCTTATACAAGATTTCTCTTTCACTGCTAAAGTCAGAATCAGATTTAGTATGTTTAATTACCGCCGGCAAATTATGCGAGGAATCAGGAAGATAAGACTGTAAAGTTTTTAAGTCAATTGTTCTATTCTGCTCTAAAACGGAAATTTGTTCAGCAATATTTCTTAATTGTCTAATATTTCCGCCCCACCTATGTTTTAACAACAAGGAAACGGCCTCATCGGTTAATTTAATGGTAGGCATCTTGTATTTAAGGGCAAAATCACTTGCAAATTTTCTGAAAAGAAGATGAATGTCATCTTTTCGTTCGCGCAATGGCGGAATGTGAATTTCTACTGTACTTAAACGATAATAAAGGTCCTCTCTGAAATGTTCTTTTTTAATCGCTTCAAACATGTTAACGTTTGTTGCGGCAACAATACGGACATTTGTTTTCTGTACCTTACTAGATCCAACTTTCATAAATTCCCCATTTTCAAGAACCCTAAGCAATCTTACTTGGGTAGGCAAGGGAAGTTCGCCTACTTCATCTAGAAATATCGTACCGCCATCGGCAACTTCAAAATATCCATTTCTAGTTTGAGTTGCTCCGGTAAAAGCACCTTTTTCGTGCCCAAATAATTCGCTGTCTATAGTTCCTTCCGGAATTGCTCCACAGTTTACTGCTATATATTTTCCATGCTTTCGATGAGAAAGTTGGTGAATAATTTTTGGAATACTTTCCTTTCCAACTCCACTTTCTCCGGTAACCAAAACAGATATGTCCGTCGGCGCAACTTGAATTGCTTTTTCAATGGCCCGATTCAATTTCGGATCGTTACCTATAATGCCAAATCGTTGTTTAATCGCCTGAACTGATTCCATAAACCCTAGTTTCTATTGAAAGAGTAAGTATTATAATTTGTTTTCTAATTATTATTCGAGTACCCTACAGCCTCGCCAATCAATGTAGCACTAGTACAATCGATAATCTTAACATTGACAAAGTCTCCAGGTTTGTAATTTTCTTTTGGGAAAACCACTACCGTATTCTGAGAATTACGGCCAGACCAATGCAAGGAAGATTTTTTAGATTCTTTTTCAATTAACACTTCCTCTATTTTACCGAGGTGTTGTTGGGTTCTATAAAGGCTGTGCTTTTGTTGTAATCGTATAATTTCCTGTAAGCGTCTCTTTTTAATTGGCTCTTCAATATCATCTTCTAATTTTCTTGCTGCAAGAGTGCCTGGCCTTTCTGAATAGGCAAACATGAACCCAAAATCATATTTTACATATTCCATTAGAGAAAGTGTGTCTTTGTGATCCTCCTCTGTTTCAGTAGGAAAACCTGCAATCATATCTTGGCTGATAGCACAATCAGGAATAATTTTCTTAATGTTGTCAATCAAATCAAAATACTCTTCCCGGGTATGTTGGCGGTTCATTGCTTTTAAAACCCTATTGCTGCCACTTTGGACCGGTAAATGAATATAATTACAAATATTCGCATGTTTTGCCATGATCTCGATAACATCCAATGTCATATCCTGTGGGTTTGAGGTTGAAAACCTAAAACGCATCTTTGGTTGTGCAATAGCGCACATATCAAGGAGATTGGCGAAATTCACAGCGGTAGCCTTTTGTAGGTCTGAAGCCTTTTCAAAATCTTTTTTCAAACCACCACCATACCATAAATAACTGTCAACATTTTGGCCTAAAAGTGTAACTTCTTTGTACCCCCTTTCCCAAAGATCATTTACTTCCTCAATTATACTTTGTGGATCTCTGCTTCTTTCCCTTCCTCTTGTGAATGGAACAACACAAAATGTACACATGTTGTCGCATCCCCTTGTGATTGAAACAAAAGCTGTAACTCCATTACTATTTAATCTTACCGGAGCCACATCTCCATACGTCTCATCCTTTGAAAGGATGACATTAACGGCATCCCGACCTTCATCTACTTCTGAGATTAAATTAGGAAGGTCTTTGTATGCATCAGGGCCTACTACTAAATCAACAATTTTTTCTTCTTCCAAAAACTGACTTTTCAGGCGTTCGGCCATACAACCCAAAACGCCAACCTTCATTCCTGGATTTATTTTCTTTACAGAATTATAATGTTCCAAACGTTTGCGCACGGTTTGCTCTGCCTTGTCTCTAATGGAGCAGGTGTTTACCAAAACTAAGTCTGCATCTTCAATGTTATTTGTAGTATTGAACCCTTCATTTGCAAGAATAGAAGCCACAATTTCGCTGTCACTAAAATTCATTTGACAGCCATAACTTTCAATATAAAGTTTACGTGAATTCTTTTTATCTTGTTCTAAAACAAGGCTTTGTCCTTGTTGGGATTCATTTATAACCTTTTCCATTTACCTAAAATTGGTTTTTTTGAGATTGGTCGGCAAAGATAGGATTTATTTACGTTTATGACAATCTGACAGTTGTAAATAATTTGGAGGATTGCCAATTTTAATAATACCTTTAACATTTAAAATCAACAACCATGACCTTCGCACAAATCCAAGAGCGCATAAACCGAAATATTCCTTTAGATTTTGGAGAAATCTTTAATAATTCAATCGATTTATACAAAAAGAGTATAGTTCATGGATTAGTAATGCAATTGCTGATTTTTGTCTTAATCTTACCTTTTCTTTTTATTATTTATTTGCCTTTTGTAGTAGCGCTTTGGACGGATCCTAATAATAGTACGGTGGATCCATCGGCCTATGAAGATGTAATGAGCAGTTTCTCCTTAATTTATGTAGTCTTCTTTTTTATTGGCATTTTGGTTATCGCAACCCTAAGCCTTTTGGTACATGCGGGCTTTTTTAGAATATTAAAGCGTCTTGATGAAGGAGTGGAATCAAAAATAGGTGAATTGTTTTATTATTTCAAGAATCCGTATTTAGGGAGAGCTTTTGTTCTTGTTCTAGCAATTATTTTGATTTCTGTTGTTGCAATGCTGCTATTTGTATTGCCGCTTTTTTTTGTAATGGTTCCTATTGCCTTAATAAATGTAATATTTGCTTTCAATATTGAATTGAGTGCCGGTGAAATTATAAAAGCAAGTTTTAATTTAGGAACAAAAAAATGGCTAATAACCTTTGGTCTGTATTTCGTCTGCAGTATTCTTGCGGCTATTGTTGGATTTCTATTGTGTGGTATTGGTAGCATTGTAACGGCACCATTTGCATATCATCCACTATACTTTATTTATAAAAAGGCAGTGGGGTTCGAAACTGAAAATATCCTAAAATAATCCTTAAAATTAACGCAACTATTTATTGATTGGGTCATCTTATAGGAAATTAATCAAACTTTAAACAATGAAACCAATCTATCTATTTGTCCTATTTGCTGTATTATTTTCCTCTTGTCAGTCAGATGATTCAGAAGTTGAAACCATAACGGTTGCAACCCCAGTCTTAATTTCTAAATCAGAATTCAGAAGTTCAGTTGAGGTACAAGCTCCCCACTCAATAGAGGAGGCTGGAAAAATATATGCATATAAAAACTATATATTCATCAATGATAACTTTGAAGGAATACACGTTATCGACAATACTAATCCTCAATCCCCTCAACTAAAATTTTTCATCAAGGTTCCTGGAAATGTTGATATCTCTATAAAGGCGGATTATTTGTATGCTGACAGTGCAACTGATTTATTGGTTTTTAATATTGGAGATATTAATAATATTAAACTTGAGAATAGGGTCGAAGATGTCTTCGATGAATATAATTATAACTTTCCAGAGGAGGCGTCCTATGCAGATTTTGGAACTTTTAATCCTGAAATGGAGGTTATCGTTGGATGGGAACTAACGAAAGTAAAACAGGAAGTAATGGATGAACGTTGGCTTATTAATGAAGTAGCCACGAATTCTGCAAGTGGAGATACTGGTCAGGGCGGTTCACTTGCTAGATTTCAAGTTGTAAAAGATAAACTTTATACCGTCGATTTGGATGAGATGTTTGTTTTCGATTTATCAAATTTATCTTCGCCTACTTTCCAAAATAAATTTTATGCGGGTTTTAATGTGGAAACTATGTTTTATGCAGATGACTACCTTTATTTAGGCAGTTCTAATGGAATGTATATATATGGATTGGAAGATGCGGCAAATCCCAACTATATTTCAGAGTTTACACATTGGGAATCGTGCGACCCTGTAGTAGTAGATGGTGATGTGGCCTATGTTACTTTAAGAGGTGGTAACATGTGTGGAGTACAGGAAAGTGCACTAGAAGTAATAGATATAAGCGACAAAACAAACCCTACATTGGCAAACAGGTATTTATTAGAAAATCCATATGGATTAGGAATAGCGGGTAACGCCTTAATAGTCTGTGATGGTAATGCCGGGTTGAAAATGTACAACAGAACTAATCCTAAAGAATTGAGTTTGATTTCTAAGGTTAGCGGAACATTTGCTAAAGATGTTATCCCATTAGAGGATAAAATACTAGTTACTGGCGATTCTGAACTACGCCAGTACAAATTAAATGGTGATAATCTTCAGCTTTTAAGCATTTTAAATTATTAATAAATAAGATTTTCTCACTACAAGTTTTTAAAATTGAGAAATTTATAATAACAAAGGTTTATTATACCGTCTTTTAGGCGGTATTTTTTTTTTCATATACATTTGTAACCTTAAAATTGAAATATGGCAAAGAATCTGGTAATTGTTGAGTCACCCGCAAAGGCCAAAACAATTGAAAAGTTTTTGGGGAAGGATTATAAGGTGGCCTCTAGTTTTGGGCACATCGTCGATCTGCCATCCAAAGAATTGGGTGTCAATGTTGAAGGTGATTTCAGTCCAAAGTACCAAGTTTCTTCAGATAAAAAGGCTGTAGTTAAAAAGCTGAAAGATTTAGCGAAAAGTGCAGAGATTGTTTGGTTAGCGAGTGATGAGGACCGAGAAGGGGAGGCTATTGCTTGGCATTTAGCTGAGACTCTGAAATTGGATAAGAAAAAAACCAAACGCATTGTTTTCCATGAGATAACTAAATCAGCCATACAAAAGGCCATAGAAAATCCAAGGGGTATCGATTACAATTTAGTAGATGCTCAACAAGCGCGACGCGTGTTGGATCGGATTGTAGGTTATGAATTGTCTCCTGTCCTTTGGCGTAAAGTTAAAGGAGGTCTTTCCGCAGGAAGGGTTCAGTCTGTAGCAGTTAGATTAATTGTAGAGCGTGAAAGGGAAATCCAAGATTTTAAACCTGAAGCGTCTTTCCGAATTGATGCCGAGTTTGAAAATTCAGATGGACAAACGTTCAAAGCAAAACTGCCAAAAAGTTTCGCCACAAAAGAAGAGGCGCAGAAATTTTTGGAGCTTCATACAAGTGCAGAATTTTCTATTGCAGATTTAGAAACTAAACCAGCTACAAAATCTCCTGCACCACCCTTTACCACATCAACCCTACAACAGGAAGCCGCAAGAAAGCTTTACTTCTCAGTTAGTAAGACTATGACCATGGCCCAAAGATTGTATGAAGCGGGTTATATTACATATATGAGAACCGATAGCGTTAATCTTTCTGATGAGGCAAGAAATGGTGCAAAGGCAGCTATAGAAAACTCTTATGGAAATAAATATAGCAAGCCGCGAAACTTTCAAGGTAAAACCAAAGGTGCCCAAGAGGCTCACGAAGCTATTAGGCCTACCAATTTTGCTGTTAGTGAAGTGCCAGTTGAACGAGATCAGGCTAGGTTATATGATTTAATTTGGAAGCGTGCTATTGCTTCCCAAATGTCTGAGGCTAAATTGGAGCGCACCAATGTTAAGATTTCAGCATCTACCCATAAAGATCTTTTTGCAGCGAATGGAGAGGTTATAAAGTTCGATGGTTTCTTAAAAGTTTATTTAGAAGGGACTGATGAGGAGGATATGGAACAAGAAGGAATGCTTCCAGCCCTAAAATTAAATGAAAAAGTCCTTAATAATTACATTACAGCCACCCAGCGTTATACTAGGCCTCCATATAGATACACTGAAGCGTCTTTGGTAAAACAGTTGGAAGAATTGGGTATTGGTAGACCTTCTACCTATGCACCTACTATCTCTACAATTCAGAATCGAGGATATGTGGAGAAGGGAAATGTCGATGGTGAAAAACGCAATTATTATCAATTGACTTTTGATAAAGGCAAAGGTGTTTCTGAAAAGAAATTATCTGAAAAAGTGGGTTCCGATAAAGGTAAAATGGTGCCAACAGATATGGGCTTTATTGTTACTGATTTTTTAGTGAATCATTTTGACACAATTTTAGATTATCATTTTACGGCCAAGGTTGAGGAGGATTTTGATGAAATTGCAGAAGGAAAAGAGGATTGGCAAAAAATGATGAAAGAATTTTATAAAGGATTTCATCCCCAGGTTGAAGATGTACAAGAAAATGCTGAACGGGAATCTGGTGAACGAATTTTAGGGACAGATCCTAAAACAGGAAGACAGGTTAGTGTGCGATTGGGACGATTTGGTCCGATGGTGCAAATTGGTACAGTTGATGAGGATGAGAAACCTCTATTTGCAGGTTTAACCCCAGATCAGCAACTTAACACGATTACTTATGAGGAAGCCATGGATTTGTTTAAACTTCCTAAAGCATTGGGTGCATATGAGGGCGAAGAGGTTGAGGTTAATAATGGTAGATATGGTCCGTATGTTCGTTATGGTAAAAAATTCATTAGTTTGCCGGCAGGTGTTGATCCAGTAAGTGTAGAT belongs to Aegicerativicinus sediminis and includes:
- a CDS encoding LVIVD repeat-containing protein; amino-acid sequence: MKPIYLFVLFAVLFSSCQSDDSEVETITVATPVLISKSEFRSSVEVQAPHSIEEAGKIYAYKNYIFINDNFEGIHVIDNTNPQSPQLKFFIKVPGNVDISIKADYLYADSATDLLVFNIGDINNIKLENRVEDVFDEYNYNFPEEASYADFGTFNPEMEVIVGWELTKVKQEVMDERWLINEVATNSASGDTGQGGSLARFQVVKDKLYTVDLDEMFVFDLSNLSSPTFQNKFYAGFNVETMFYADDYLYLGSSNGMYIYGLEDAANPNYISEFTHWESCDPVVVDGDVAYVTLRGGNMCGVQESALEVIDISDKTNPTLANRYLLENPYGLGIAGNALIVCDGNAGLKMYNRTNPKELSLISKVSGTFAKDVIPLEDKILVTGDSELRQYKLNGDNLQLLSILNY
- the miaB gene encoding tRNA (N6-isopentenyl adenosine(37)-C2)-methylthiotransferase MiaB → MEKVINESQQGQSLVLEQDKKNSRKLYIESYGCQMNFSDSEIVASILANEGFNTTNNIEDADLVLVNTCSIRDKAEQTVRKRLEHYNSVKKINPGMKVGVLGCMAERLKSQFLEEEKIVDLVVGPDAYKDLPNLISEVDEGRDAVNVILSKDETYGDVAPVRLNSNGVTAFVSITRGCDNMCTFCVVPFTRGRERSRDPQSIIEEVNDLWERGYKEVTLLGQNVDSYLWYGGGLKKDFEKASDLQKATAVNFANLLDMCAIAQPKMRFRFSTSNPQDMTLDVIEIMAKHANICNYIHLPVQSGSNRVLKAMNRQHTREEYFDLIDNIKKIIPDCAISQDMIAGFPTETEEDHKDTLSLMEYVKYDFGFMFAYSERPGTLAARKLEDDIEEPIKKRRLQEIIRLQQKHSLYRTQQHLGKIEEVLIEKESKKSSLHWSGRNSQNTVVVFPKENYKPGDFVNVKIIDCTSATLIGEAVGYSNNN
- the topA gene encoding type I DNA topoisomerase; the encoded protein is MAKNLVIVESPAKAKTIEKFLGKDYKVASSFGHIVDLPSKELGVNVEGDFSPKYQVSSDKKAVVKKLKDLAKSAEIVWLASDEDREGEAIAWHLAETLKLDKKKTKRIVFHEITKSAIQKAIENPRGIDYNLVDAQQARRVLDRIVGYELSPVLWRKVKGGLSAGRVQSVAVRLIVEREREIQDFKPEASFRIDAEFENSDGQTFKAKLPKSFATKEEAQKFLELHTSAEFSIADLETKPATKSPAPPFTTSTLQQEAARKLYFSVSKTMTMAQRLYEAGYITYMRTDSVNLSDEARNGAKAAIENSYGNKYSKPRNFQGKTKGAQEAHEAIRPTNFAVSEVPVERDQARLYDLIWKRAIASQMSEAKLERTNVKISASTHKDLFAANGEVIKFDGFLKVYLEGTDEEDMEQEGMLPALKLNEKVLNNYITATQRYTRPPYRYTEASLVKQLEELGIGRPSTYAPTISTIQNRGYVEKGNVDGEKRNYYQLTFDKGKGVSEKKLSEKVGSDKGKMVPTDMGFIVTDFLVNHFDTILDYHFTAKVEEDFDEIAEGKEDWQKMMKEFYKGFHPQVEDVQENAERESGERILGTDPKTGRQVSVRLGRFGPMVQIGTVDEDEKPLFAGLTPDQQLNTITYEEAMDLFKLPKALGAYEGEEVEVNNGRYGPYVRYGKKFISLPAGVDPVSVDLDEAIALIKQQKKADAPIYMYKEKPVTKGKGRFGPFIKWNNMFINVNKKYDWDNLSDDDIVTLIEDKIQKDIDKVVHHWEKEGIKVEKARWGRHTIIKGRTKVELPKTVNAEKLTLEEAQTYLDAASKKSSKTSTKKKKA